atttataaagcTAGTGAGGTCTGAAACAAAGGTTACCCTTGACATTTTACAACCAGACCAAAAGAATACGACAGTTGAGGTTAGTCAGGACTATGGACTAGAGCTCAAGAAGTACTCCCCAAAGGAAAAATGTCGTATAAACAAGGTCAAGTATGGAAGTGAGAGTATATGGAGTTCTTCCTTGCGTGGTAAAGAAGTCTGTAAGAGCATACAGTTTCACTCCAAGGGAGAGACCAAACTCATTGCTTTGTGGATTGTCGACAAGGGAGGTACACTAGAAATAAAACGTTTTAACAGGGTTGGCGATAAGTGGAATGCTATTGGACTGGAAGATTTTAACAAAAAGATTCGGGAAGCAAAAGGTCGAGAGGCTGGATCAAATAAAGGTACCGAGGAACAGTCACAAGCTAAGCCTGTATCTCTGAGTGAACGTACTAAAAAGGTTGATTCATCGCTCTTTAATGTGAGAGGATCTATTAGCAATGATGGTGTATTCTATTTGACATGCACACCAAAGGAAAACAAGAGCCTTACAGAACTAAAGTATGGAGGTGAAACCATATGGAATGGAAAGGCACGGTGTAAATCGTTAAAGACTTTCTCACCCCTGAACTGCTTTAAATGTAATAAGCAGACACAATCTGAAAATGGGTTCTGGAAATCATCAACTCTTTTATCAGCTCTTATCTATTTTAAGAGAGATCAGCCGGAAGTAGTAACACTGCAATAcaagaaggatggagaAGTACATACTCTCTTACTTCATAAGAACAATGAAAAGTGGGAAGATAACTGGAGGGAGCATAAGAGGAAGCTCAAGGAACTGAAAGATGCCATGAAACCcgtagaatctccagttACAAAATCAGCTGAAAAGCTCACCACTAATCCCATTACTCTGGATCTTTTTAAACCTAACGAATCTGAAATCACAAAAAATGAGCGTGCTCATCGTGGAACAATGATAAAGACATACTCTCCAAGGGATACCTTCCACATAGCATCTGTTGTTTACAATAAAAGCACTGTTTGGAAGGCAACTGAAGGAACCAACGAAAGGTGCGAACTTGCAAAGTCCTATTCATCTGCTGGAGAAATCCTCTATTTAGATATCAAAGATAATAATGGAAACGCTAAGCCAAAGTACTATAAGAAAAATGGAGCAGTATGGAATGGTATTCCCGAACATGTGTTTAATCTGCAACTAAAGACAATGAAAGGAACGTCTGTTGATGAAGACTCTGCACAGAATGATGGGAAGTCCCATTTTGATTTACAGCCCCGTAAAGATAACAGGACAAACTCTGAGAATGGTTCCACTGATAAGCCTGTGAGTGTAAAACAAGATATTGCAACCGATGAACATGAGActgtaaaggaagatgaagaacctCCAGCTCCATCTAGACCTCTTACAAATTGCGCTTTAGATCTTTCCAAACCTGACGAGGACGAAATAGCCGTGAAGGAAAGTGATTACGAAAGTGGAGTAAAAATAAAGGACTTTTCTCCACAGGCTG
Above is a window of Theileria equi strain WA chromosome 4 map unlocalized gcontig_1105316255053, whole genome shotgun sequence DNA encoding:
- a CDS encoding hypothetical protein (encoded by transcript BEWA_044560A); this translates as MKLFSLLYTILFIKLVRSETKVTLDILQPDQKNTTVEVSQDYGLELKKYSPKEKCRINKVKYGSESIWSSSLRGKEVCKSIQFHSKGETKLIALWIVDKGGTLEIKRFNRVGDKWNAIGLEDFNKKIREAKGREAGSNKGTEEQSQAKPVSLSERTKKVDSSLFNVRGSISNDGVFYLTCTPKENKSLTELKYGGETIWNGKARCKSLKTFSPLNCFKCNKQTQSENGFWKSSTLLSALIYFKRDQPEVVTLQYKKDGEVHTLLLHKNNEKWEDNWREHKRKLKELKDAMKPVESPVTKSAEKLTTNPITLDLFKPNESEITKNERAHRGTMIKTYSPRDTFHIASVVYNKSTVWKATEGTNERCELAKSYSSAGEILYLDIKDNNGNAKPKYYKKNGAVWNGIPEHVFNLQLKTMKGTSVDEDSAQNDGKSHFDLQPRKDNRTNSENGSTDKPVSVKQDIATDEHETVKEDEEPPAPSRPLTNCALDLSKPDEDEIAVKESDYESGVKIKDFSPQAGLRINYILNNGNPVLQIPGDQEFKQIRLYFKRTSNLLMLIVKKPGGLEHKYYEKIAGEWKVKDKNAFNTKLTAMKCSG